Proteins found in one Chloroflexota bacterium genomic segment:
- a CDS encoding DUF4388 domain-containing protein, protein MALVGNLRDFALADFLYLIDRGYKTGSLQLNRQSAAATLYFEKGKLLYAAQTQERESLGEMLQRTGKLTPQQAQQAVQLQQTDGNQSLGTVLIDSDILTREDLQRHIQTHIEETVYSLFGWPDGEFCFNAGVKLDRDDVQSLVPLGVENLIMEGVRRVDEWGRIKDHIPNTDMIARFVDQPLEKAKSINLTPDEWRIFARINGKDSIKEVISRTGLSEFDVSRIVYGFISAGLVEVTRPRPPVPATGRAGAGAAAGAPKRSLVSRIINRIRGM, encoded by the coding sequence ATGGCTCTTGTTGGTAATTTGCGCGACTTTGCACTCGCTGATTTTCTTTATCTGATCGATCGCGGGTACAAAACTGGCAGTTTACAACTGAACCGTCAAAGTGCCGCAGCAACGCTCTACTTTGAAAAGGGAAAACTGCTCTACGCCGCGCAAACGCAAGAACGCGAATCGCTCGGCGAAATGTTGCAGCGCACGGGGAAACTCACGCCGCAACAAGCGCAGCAGGCGGTGCAACTGCAGCAAACTGATGGCAATCAATCGCTTGGAACGGTGCTGATCGATAGCGATATTCTTACGCGCGAAGATCTGCAACGCCATATCCAAACCCACATAGAAGAGACGGTGTACAGTCTGTTTGGCTGGCCCGATGGTGAGTTTTGCTTCAATGCCGGGGTGAAACTCGACCGTGATGATGTCCAATCGCTGGTACCGCTTGGGGTGGAAAACCTCATTATGGAGGGTGTACGCCGCGTCGATGAATGGGGCCGCATCAAGGATCATATTCCCAATACCGATATGATCGCTCGCTTTGTCGATCAGCCACTCGAAAAGGCTAAAAGCATCAACTTAACGCCCGATGAATGGCGGATTTTTGCCCGCATCAATGGCAAAGATTCGATCAAAGAAGTGATCAGTCGGACTGGCTTGAGTGAATTTGATGTGAGCCGCATTGTATACGGCTTCATTTCGGCAGGCTTGGTTGAGGTAACCCGACCTCGCCCTCCTGTCCCAGCGACGGGACGCGCTGGTGCTGGTGCCGCTGCAGGAGCACCAAAACGCAGCCTCGTCTCACGGATCATCAATCGTATTAGGGGAATGTAG
- the mazG gene encoding nucleoside triphosphate pyrophosphohydrolase produces the protein MLSQLLTQLPLDLSQGFQVVPAHKLLAPIPVPAEDADRAWCELQGIAEYPSFVSPLPFQATQALIITEIDTSKLAAVRASLLRRYPAEHPVHSLNEISLSQQTLATASTAQAWYLPALSIETDVASPSTLEWIMARLAGPHGCPWDRKQTHASLREFLLEETHETLEALDAEDWPNLKEELGDLLLQIVFHAEFGRQAGRFNLDQVYTAINSKLIRRHPHIFGTTEVSDADEVLRNWDAIKATEHQEKGSQRNSALDGIAKTLPPLATAQLIGKKAAKVGFDWPDVSGVWAKVHEEIAELQVATNPEEQAAEFGDVLFALTNLARWLKIDSESALRGTIAKFRRRFVTVEQAAQAQGRQLSQLSLSEADTLWEAAKRAEKQ, from the coding sequence ATGTTGAGCCAACTTCTCACCCAATTGCCACTTGATTTGAGCCAAGGCTTTCAAGTTGTGCCCGCCCACAAATTACTAGCCCCAATTCCAGTTCCTGCCGAGGACGCTGATCGAGCTTGGTGCGAATTACAAGGCATCGCTGAATACCCAAGCTTCGTCAGCCCATTACCATTTCAAGCTACCCAAGCCTTGATCATCACTGAAATCGATACAAGCAAGCTAGCAGCGGTTCGCGCCAGTTTATTGCGGCGCTACCCTGCCGAACATCCCGTGCATAGCTTAAATGAAATTAGCCTGAGCCAACAAACCCTCGCCACTGCCAGCACGGCTCAAGCCTGGTATCTGCCAGCACTTAGCATCGAAACCGATGTGGCAAGCCCAAGCACTTTAGAATGGATTATGGCGCGTTTGGCGGGGCCACATGGCTGCCCATGGGATCGCAAACAAACCCATGCCAGCTTACGCGAATTTTTGCTCGAAGAAACCCATGAAACGCTGGAAGCCCTTGATGCCGAAGATTGGCCAAATTTAAAAGAAGAATTGGGCGATTTATTATTGCAAATCGTCTTTCATGCCGAGTTTGGTCGCCAAGCAGGCCGCTTCAATCTCGATCAGGTCTATACAGCAATCAACAGCAAACTGATTCGTCGTCACCCACATATTTTCGGCACAACCGAGGTCAGCGATGCCGACGAAGTGTTGCGCAACTGGGATGCAATTAAGGCAACCGAGCATCAGGAAAAAGGCAGCCAACGCAACAGTGCACTTGATGGCATTGCCAAAACCCTACCGCCGCTTGCAACTGCCCAACTAATTGGCAAGAAAGCCGCCAAGGTTGGCTTCGATTGGCCTGATGTCAGCGGAGTTTGGGCCAAAGTTCATGAAGAAATCGCTGAATTGCAAGTCGCCACTAACCCTGAAGAACAAGCCGCCGAGTTTGGCGATGTGCTTTTTGCCCTAACCAATCTTGCTCGTTGGCTCAAAATTGATTCAGAAAGTGCCTTACGCGGCACGATTGCCAAATTCCGCCGCCGTTTCGTGACCGTTGAGCAAGCCGCCCAAGCCCAAGGCCGCCAACTTAGCCAACTCAGCTTAAGCGAAGCCGACACGCTCTGGGAAGCTGCCAAACGAGCCGAGAAACAATAA
- a CDS encoding DUF427 domain-containing protein, with protein MLREISIKAKHDNATLAKGVETQSVVRLEGNWYFDQAAVDMHNLRVTERTYVCPHKGTCFWIDLVTDVGVVADVGWVYTIVKPNYEHIKDKIAFYGGNRHATAEA; from the coding sequence ATGTTACGGGAAATTAGCATTAAAGCGAAACATGATAATGCGACCTTGGCCAAAGGGGTTGAAACTCAATCGGTTGTTCGGCTCGAAGGCAATTGGTATTTTGACCAAGCAGCAGTCGATATGCACAATTTGCGGGTGACTGAACGCACCTATGTTTGCCCACACAAAGGCACATGCTTCTGGATTGATTTGGTGACCGATGTAGGAGTAGTGGCGGATGTCGGCTGGGTTTATACAATCGTCAAGCCCAATTACGAACATATTAAAGATAAAATTGCCTTTTACGGCGGTAATCGCCACGCCACAGCCGAAGCATAA
- a CDS encoding serine hydroxymethyltransferase, translating into MDVLRQQDPDLAQAIDSEAERQRHGIELIASENYVSSAVLAAQGSVLTNKYAEGYPRKRYYGGCEFVDVAEDLAIKRAKQLFGAEHVNVQPHSGAQANMAVQLATLEHGDRVLGMSLAHGGHLTHGHPLNFSGKSYEIHGYGVDRETEQIDYEEVAEIAHKTQPKMIICGASAYPRNINFDLLRTIADNVGAILMADIAHIAGLVAAGLHPSPIGVAQYVTTTTHKTLRGPRGGMIMCSAEHGKNIDKTVFPGVQGGPLMHVIAAKAVAFGEALQPEYRDYMRRVVENAKVLAEALTNEGLRIVSGGTDNHLLLVDLTPVNATGKDAEKALDHAGITVNKNAIPFDPKPPMTASGLRFGTPAATTRGFGPNEMRQIAVWVGQIVRELGNKSLQAKIAGEVRELCAAFPVPGQPEYA; encoded by the coding sequence ATGGATGTATTGCGCCAACAAGATCCCGATTTGGCGCAAGCTATCGACTCTGAAGCAGAACGCCAACGCCATGGGATTGAGTTGATCGCCTCTGAAAACTATGTCAGCAGTGCTGTATTAGCTGCCCAAGGTTCGGTGTTGACCAATAAATATGCCGAAGGCTATCCACGTAAACGCTATTATGGAGGCTGCGAGTTTGTTGATGTCGCCGAAGATTTGGCGATCAAACGCGCCAAGCAACTCTTTGGTGCTGAACATGTCAACGTGCAACCCCACTCGGGAGCGCAAGCCAATATGGCTGTGCAACTGGCCACGCTTGAGCATGGCGATCGCGTCTTGGGCATGAGTTTGGCTCATGGCGGCCACTTAACTCACGGCCATCCACTCAACTTCTCGGGCAAATCGTATGAGATTCACGGCTATGGCGTTGATCGCGAGACCGAACAGATCGATTATGAAGAAGTTGCCGAGATTGCCCACAAAACCCAGCCCAAGATGATTATCTGTGGAGCTAGTGCCTATCCACGCAACATCAATTTCGATTTGCTGCGCACGATCGCCGACAATGTTGGGGCGATTTTGATGGCCGATATTGCCCACATTGCAGGCCTTGTCGCCGCAGGTTTGCACCCATCGCCCATCGGCGTAGCTCAATATGTCACCACCACCACCCACAAAACCCTGCGCGGCCCTCGTGGCGGCATGATTATGTGCAGTGCTGAGCATGGCAAAAATATCGATAAAACCGTATTTCCAGGTGTGCAAGGCGGCCCGTTGATGCATGTGATCGCAGCAAAGGCCGTGGCATTTGGCGAAGCCTTGCAACCCGAATATCGCGATTATATGCGACGGGTTGTCGAAAATGCCAAGGTTTTGGCCGAAGCCTTGACCAACGAAGGCTTGCGAATCGTCAGCGGCGGCACCGATAATCACCTATTGCTGGTCGATTTGACTCCAGTGAATGCCACAGGCAAAGACGCAGAAAAAGCCCTTGACCACGCTGGCATCACCGTCAACAAAAACGCCATTCCCTTCGATCCCAAGCCACCAATGACAGCCAGCGGCTTGCGCTTTGGTACGCCTGCTGCGACGACTCGGGGCTTTGGGCCAAACGAAATGCGCCAAATTGCGGTTTGGGTCGGCCAAATCGTGCGTGAATTGGGCAACAAGAGCCTGCAAGCCAAAATTGCTGGCGAAGTTCGTGAATTGTGCGCGGCCTTCCCAGTACCAGGCCAACCAGAATACGCCTAA
- a CDS encoding DUF1152 domain-containing protein produces MQLNLPILGQLQGRRSILIAGMGGGFDIFCGLPIFLQLRQLGFNVHLANFSFSDLEAASNLHYLGDTVYGVPSLPRDPEFVPSHSPIDATQVALFQRYSPFIYFPELYLAEWFRQTYGEPLTVWAFLRSGVKPLLASYRRLVQHLSVDAIILIDGGVDALVQGDEAEIGTLVEDSISLAAVNQLHEVPTKIVACIGLGAERDMHYPHIFQNIASLAESEILLGTCSLIKQMPVYQAYAAAVHWTQSRIYQDPSVINSSIISAVEGYFGDYHLTSKTEGSKLDINPLMSLYWFFDLVGLAEQHLLLEPLLETEHLREVVQWVHTLRANLPIRPRLR; encoded by the coding sequence ATGCAGCTTAATTTGCCAATTCTCGGCCAATTACAAGGCCGTCGTTCCATCTTGATTGCAGGCATGGGCGGCGGTTTTGATATTTTCTGTGGCTTGCCGATTTTTCTGCAATTACGCCAACTAGGCTTTAATGTGCATTTGGCCAATTTTAGTTTTAGCGATCTTGAGGCCGCTAGCAATCTGCATTATCTTGGTGATACGGTCTATGGTGTGCCAAGTTTGCCGCGTGACCCTGAGTTTGTGCCCAGTCATAGCCCAATTGATGCTACCCAAGTGGCGTTGTTTCAACGCTACAGTCCGTTTATCTATTTTCCTGAGCTGTATTTGGCCGAGTGGTTTCGCCAAACCTATGGCGAGCCATTAACGGTTTGGGCTTTTTTGCGCAGCGGAGTTAAGCCACTCTTGGCCAGTTATCGCCGCTTAGTCCAGCATCTCTCAGTTGATGCCATTATCTTGATTGATGGTGGGGTTGATGCGTTGGTACAAGGCGACGAGGCCGAAATTGGCACCTTGGTTGAAGATTCAATCTCTTTAGCTGCGGTCAATCAGTTGCACGAGGTTCCAACCAAAATTGTGGCTTGCATTGGCTTGGGCGCTGAACGCGATATGCATTATCCCCATATTTTTCAAAATATTGCTAGCTTGGCTGAATCCGAAATTTTGCTCGGCACGTGTAGCCTGATCAAACAAATGCCAGTTTATCAAGCCTACGCTGCGGCGGTGCATTGGACGCAATCGCGAATTTATCAAGACCCCAGTGTGATCAATAGCTCAATTATTTCAGCGGTCGAGGGCTATTTTGGCGATTATCATCTGACCAGCAAAACCGAGGGCAGCAAGCTCGATATCAATCCGCTGATGAGTCTCTATTGGTTTTTTGATTTGGTGGGCTTGGCTGAGCAGCATTTGTTGCTGGAGCCGCTGTTGGAGACTGAACATTTGCGCGAGGTGGTGCAGTGGGTGCATACGCTACGGGCAAATTTGCCAATTCGCCCACGCTTACGCTAA
- a CDS encoding enoyl-CoA hydratase/isomerase family protein, which produces MSGLVTTEQTGAIFRITLNRPEKRNAISWQVGKDLRTAIDRAASASGVRVVVLSGAGSVFSAGIDLGDLMDLPNRYGEHWLRQMRTITDDWQALTTRIERLEIPTIAALHGMCLGLGLEIALACDFRIAAQGTKLALPETRLGIVPDVGGTTRLTRLVGVGRAKELIMTGRTFSATDAERWGVVNQLADADDLNTVVQAFADELILAAPLAVGMAKRVIDGMFDVDRGLLLEGWAQSQLIRTADFSEGVQAAIARRAAEFKGE; this is translated from the coding sequence GTGAGTGGTTTAGTCACAACTGAACAAACTGGCGCGATTTTTCGCATTACCCTCAATCGGCCCGAAAAACGCAATGCGATTAGTTGGCAAGTTGGCAAGGATTTACGCACGGCGATCGATCGGGCCGCCAGTGCCTCGGGCGTGCGGGTAGTTGTGTTGAGCGGAGCAGGCTCGGTCTTTTCGGCAGGCATCGATCTTGGTGATTTGATGGATTTGCCCAATCGCTATGGTGAGCACTGGTTACGCCAAATGCGCACGATCACCGATGATTGGCAAGCCTTGACCACCCGCATCGAACGTTTGGAAATTCCCACCATCGCTGCCTTGCATGGCATGTGCCTTGGCTTGGGCTTGGAAATCGCCTTAGCCTGCGATTTTCGGATTGCTGCTCAAGGCACGAAATTGGCCTTGCCTGAAACTCGCTTGGGCATTGTGCCCGATGTTGGTGGTACAACTCGCTTAACCCGCTTGGTTGGCGTTGGTCGTGCCAAAGAATTGATTATGACTGGCCGAACCTTCAGCGCCACCGATGCTGAGCGCTGGGGAGTTGTCAATCAATTGGCTGATGCTGATGATTTAAATACCGTGGTACAAGCGTTTGCTGATGAGTTGATTTTAGCAGCGCCATTGGCCGTTGGCATGGCCAAACGGGTGATTGATGGCATGTTTGATGTTGATCGGGGCTTGTTGCTCGAAGGTTGGGCGCAAAGCCAATTGATTCGCACCGCTGATTTTAGCGAGGGTGTGCAGGCAGCAATTGCCCGCCGCGCCGCCGAATTTAAGGGCGAGTAA
- a CDS encoding peptidylprolyl isomerase, protein MRRHAQWLLLCLVIAILAGCGSEITTSQSKVLVEVGNSSITEAEFTTFLDQNSNNINNNGGGLDANTTRQQLLDQMILQKVLLEESAKLGAGIDSVTAEQTTMMIDRALEQENPAFADEEKPTFADYEAFAKKNRFGSVENMRAYVAQILTFESYAKTLQVPSETPQFHLFHILVSTQTVSESVAFDRVNQLLTQLKAGEDFSALAQQYSEDTGSGANGGDLGWYTKEQFAGFVPEFATALNTLEIGQLSEPVKTEFGYHIIKITESRNAIGFNSFEELMTSPEGTAYVQAKVEEYRKNDLIKNYVRAEEVPFPESVTVFQDQ, encoded by the coding sequence ATGCGACGACACGCCCAGTGGTTGCTGCTCTGTTTGGTAATCGCAATCCTAGCAGGCTGTGGTAGTGAAATTACCACCAGCCAATCCAAAGTCTTGGTTGAGGTTGGCAATTCCTCGATCACCGAAGCAGAATTTACAACCTTTTTAGATCAAAATTCTAATAATATCAACAATAATGGTGGCGGCCTTGATGCCAATACCACCCGTCAACAACTTTTAGATCAAATGATTTTGCAAAAAGTGCTGCTGGAAGAAAGTGCCAAACTTGGCGCAGGCATCGATAGCGTGACCGCAGAACAAACCACGATGATGATCGATCGGGCCTTGGAACAAGAAAACCCAGCCTTTGCCGATGAAGAAAAACCAACCTTTGCCGATTATGAAGCCTTTGCCAAAAAAAATCGTTTTGGCTCGGTTGAAAATATGCGTGCCTATGTTGCCCAAATTTTAACCTTCGAAAGCTATGCCAAAACGCTGCAAGTGCCAAGCGAAACACCACAATTTCATCTGTTTCATATTTTGGTTTCAACCCAAACCGTCAGTGAATCAGTAGCTTTTGATCGTGTCAACCAACTCTTGACCCAATTGAAAGCGGGCGAAGATTTCTCGGCCTTAGCCCAACAATATTCTGAAGATACCGGCAGTGGCGCAAATGGCGGCGACCTTGGATGGTATACTAAAGAGCAATTTGCCGGCTTCGTCCCTGAATTTGCCACCGCACTCAACACGCTGGAAATCGGCCAATTGAGCGAGCCTGTCAAAACCGAATTTGGCTATCACATTATCAAAATTACCGAAAGCCGCAACGCGATTGGTTTTAACTCGTTCGAAGAACTTATGACTTCTCCCGAAGGCACTGCCTATGTGCAAGCCAAAGTCGAAGAATATCGCAAAAACGATTTGATCAAAAATTACGTGCGAGCCGAGGAAGTGCCCTTCCCTGAATCAGTCACCGTTTTCCAAGATCAATAA
- a CDS encoding ATP/GTP-binding protein, translating into MQTVKMVISGAVNAGKTQFIRAISEIEVVSTERKASDDTKLLKGETTVAMDFGRITISDDLVLHLFGTPGQKRFDFMWEILSEGMLGLIVLVDSTRPETFRETNRIIDFFTSQRDAPYVVAANKQDHENAWAPDELRLALRLPAHVKIVPCVATQKDSVKNVLLELLYVIMQRSTD; encoded by the coding sequence ATGCAGACTGTCAAAATGGTTATCAGTGGCGCGGTTAACGCTGGTAAAACACAGTTCATTCGTGCCATTAGTGAAATCGAGGTGGTTTCGACCGAACGGAAGGCCTCCGACGATACCAAGTTGCTCAAAGGCGAAACCACCGTTGCAATGGACTTTGGCCGCATTACCATCAGTGATGATTTGGTGTTGCACTTGTTTGGCACACCCGGCCAAAAACGCTTCGACTTTATGTGGGAAATCTTGTCCGAGGGGATGCTCGGCTTGATTGTGTTGGTCGATAGCACCCGGCCTGAAACGTTCCGTGAAACAAATCGGATTATCGATTTCTTCACTTCGCAACGTGATGCGCCGTATGTCGTCGCCGCCAACAAGCAAGACCACGAGAACGCTTGGGCACCTGATGAGTTGCGGCTCGCCTTGCGGTTGCCAGCCCATGTTAAAATTGTTCCCTGTGTGGCAACCCAAAAGGATTCGGTTAAAAATGTGCTGCTAGAATTGCTCTACGTTATTATGCAGCGCTCAACCGACTAA
- a CDS encoding DUF1385 domain-containing protein codes for MAERFPYGGQAVMEGVMMRGLHRASVAVRSPSGQIVIRDRELNLERRVFWSRLPLLRGIQLLGDALVIGMWALMFSASVTDDQAEQPLSKGQTALLVTTSVGISIALFFVLPLLVASGIASWANLGIYSRETIEGITRLLIFVGYLVLVGRTAEIRRVFGYHGAEHKAVSAYEAGCPLTVEHVRPFTTIHPRCGTTLLLIVVVLSIPVFALLGTFPFWLRLLSRIILVPFVAALAYELMRLTASKATNPIVRGLMTPALALQRLTTREPDDAMLEVAIAALARVLAADGQTVESQPIAVDIRPALTS; via the coding sequence ATGGCTGAACGGTTTCCGTATGGTGGACAAGCAGTAATGGAAGGCGTGATGATGCGCGGTTTGCACCGGGCTAGTGTCGCTGTCCGTTCACCTTCCGGCCAGATCGTCATTCGCGACCGTGAACTGAATTTGGAGCGGCGGGTCTTTTGGAGTCGGCTACCACTGCTGCGGGGCATTCAGCTCTTGGGTGATGCCTTGGTAATTGGGATGTGGGCCTTGATGTTCTCGGCCAGTGTAACCGACGATCAAGCCGAGCAACCCTTGAGCAAAGGGCAAACAGCGCTGCTGGTAACCACCTCGGTCGGCATATCGATCGCCTTATTTTTCGTTTTGCCCTTGCTGGTGGCTTCGGGAATTGCCAGTTGGGCTAATCTCGGCATCTATAGTCGCGAAACGATTGAAGGCATCACGCGCTTGCTCATTTTTGTTGGCTACTTGGTACTTGTCGGGCGAACCGCCGAAATCCGCCGAGTTTTCGGGTATCATGGCGCTGAACACAAAGCTGTTTCGGCCTACGAAGCTGGTTGTCCATTGACCGTTGAGCATGTTCGACCGTTTACAACCATCCACCCGCGCTGTGGCACAACCTTATTACTGATCGTGGTGGTGCTCAGCATTCCTGTATTTGCATTGCTTGGCACGTTTCCCTTTTGGCTACGTTTGCTAAGTCGAATCATCCTAGTGCCGTTTGTGGCGGCGCTTGCCTACGAGCTTATGCGGCTAACCGCAAGCAAGGCAACCAACCCGATTGTGCGTGGTTTGATGACACCAGCATTGGCGCTGCAACGCTTGACCACCCGCGAACCCGATGATGCCATGCTTGAGGTAGCAATCGCTGCTCTGGCGCGGGTCTTGGCCGCCGATGGTCAAACGGTTGAAAGTCAGCCAATCGCGGTCGATATTCGGCCTGCACTTACGTCCTAA
- a CDS encoding sigma-54 dependent transcriptional regulator, with translation MTKATEQRHILIADDDPGIRGLLCEVFDEEGYLTESAEHGGEVLAKMTKKHSYDLLIMDVRMPGQDGLTILEQLRKNGITTPVIMMTAHGTSSTAIRAIQIGAYDYVIKPFDVEEVTLVVKRLFDHQQLASKVRELEAKSFDPRDKMIGNSPAMQEIYKQIGRVAHTDATVLITGETGTGKEVLANLIHVNSARRNGPMVKVNCAALPESLLESELFGHEKGAFTGAVAQRKGRFELAHKGTIFLDEIGEMTLATQKKLLRILQEREFERVGGTTTVRVDVRVVAATNRDLEADVRAGTFREDLYYRLNVITLHLPALRQRIGDIPLLAEFFLDKYRYAPSSPPARISEEAMDRLNNYDWPGNVRQLEHEIERAVILARGNVITSEHMSLVPSSRSALQVDIAARLREKSTLDELLADVERLALQEALVQHDDDLKVAARSLGLSEAEFQKRQKKYS, from the coding sequence GTGACCAAAGCTACCGAACAACGACATATTTTAATTGCTGATGACGATCCGGGGATTCGTGGTCTGTTGTGCGAGGTCTTTGATGAAGAGGGCTATCTAACCGAGTCTGCCGAGCATGGCGGCGAAGTTTTAGCCAAAATGACCAAGAAACATTCCTATGATCTGTTGATTATGGATGTGCGCATGCCTGGCCAAGATGGCTTAACTATCCTTGAGCAATTGCGCAAAAATGGCATCACCACCCCAGTGATTATGATGACCGCCCATGGCACTTCATCAACCGCAATTCGGGCGATTCAAATTGGTGCCTACGATTATGTCATCAAGCCGTTTGATGTTGAAGAAGTAACTTTGGTCGTCAAACGCTTGTTTGATCATCAGCAATTGGCCTCAAAAGTGCGCGAACTCGAAGCCAAAAGTTTTGATCCCCGCGACAAAATGATTGGCAATAGCCCAGCCATGCAAGAGATCTACAAGCAAATTGGGCGGGTTGCTCACACCGATGCAACCGTTTTGATTACGGGCGAAACTGGCACCGGCAAGGAAGTTTTGGCCAACCTGATTCACGTGAATTCAGCGCGGCGCAACGGCCCAATGGTTAAAGTCAATTGTGCTGCCTTACCTGAATCGTTGCTCGAAAGTGAATTGTTTGGCCATGAAAAAGGCGCGTTTACTGGGGCGGTCGCTCAGCGCAAGGGTCGCTTTGAATTAGCCCACAAAGGCACAATCTTCCTTGATGAAATTGGCGAAATGACCCTGGCTACCCAGAAAAAGCTGCTGCGTATTTTGCAAGAACGCGAATTTGAGCGGGTTGGCGGCACAACCACCGTGCGGGTTGATGTGCGAGTTGTCGCAGCCACCAACCGTGATCTTGAAGCCGATGTACGTGCTGGCACCTTCCGCGAAGATTTGTACTATCGCTTGAATGTGATCACGTTGCATTTGCCAGCCTTGCGCCAACGAATTGGCGATATTCCCTTATTGGCTGAATTTTTCTTGGATAAATACCGTTACGCGCCCTCATCGCCACCAGCTCGCATCTCCGAAGAGGCCATGGATCGCCTGAATAACTATGATTGGCCGGGCAATGTGCGCCAACTTGAGCATGAGATCGAGCGAGCGGTGATTTTGGCTCGCGGCAATGTGATCACCAGTGAGCATATGTCGTTGGTTCCATCATCGCGCTCGGCCTTGCAAGTTGATATTGCTGCCCGTTTGCGCGAAAAATCGACGCTCGATGAGCTGCTGGCCGATGTTGAGCGTTTGGCCTTGCAAGAGGCGCTAGTTCAGCACGACGATGATCTCAAGGTCGCTGCCCGCAGCCTTGGGCTGAGCGAAGCCGAGTTTCAAAAGCGCCAAAAGAAGTATAGTTAG
- the mnmA gene encoding tRNA 2-thiouridine(34) synthase MnmA: MAKIMVAMSGGVDSSLTAVLLKEQGHDVTGVTMHLWEGDDNGIMESQCCSVEMTAGARRVCAQYDIPYYVFNYQKDFRKHVIDYFLREYSSGATPNPCLACNRDLKFRVLLERAELLGFDGLATGHFVQITGGDEQPYDLRRGIDINKDQSYVLYMLSQRELSRLHFPLGGFTKPQVRQMARERGLVTADKPESMDICFIPDNNYRRFLNEERPEIMQPGPIVNRHGTVLGQHKGLPQYTIGQRKGLGIAAGSPLFVIEIDTVRNLLIVGDADELERRDFVIDDVRSVYGQIEAGIYAVQIRAHGEAVPATITPREDGTLHIRYDQPQRSVTPGQAAVLYRDDRVFGGGRISTERYS, translated from the coding sequence ATGGCAAAGATTATGGTCGCCATGAGTGGCGGCGTGGATAGTTCGCTTACCGCAGTTTTGCTCAAAGAACAAGGTCATGATGTGACAGGCGTAACCATGCACCTGTGGGAAGGCGACGATAATGGGATCATGGAAAGTCAATGTTGCTCGGTCGAAATGACGGCTGGAGCACGGCGCGTTTGTGCTCAATACGACATTCCCTACTATGTATTCAATTATCAAAAAGATTTTCGCAAGCATGTGATCGATTATTTTTTGCGTGAATATTCGAGCGGAGCCACCCCCAATCCCTGCTTGGCCTGCAACCGTGATCTTAAATTTCGGGTGCTGCTCGAACGGGCTGAACTTTTGGGCTTTGATGGCTTGGCTACTGGCCATTTTGTGCAGATTACGGGTGGCGACGAACAACCTTACGATCTGCGACGCGGCATTGATATCAACAAAGATCAATCGTATGTGCTGTATATGCTCAGCCAACGCGAATTGAGCCGTTTGCACTTTCCATTGGGTGGTTTTACCAAGCCTCAAGTGCGCCAAATGGCTCGTGAACGCGGCTTAGTAACCGCCGACAAGCCCGAAAGCATGGATATTTGTTTCATTCCCGATAATAACTATCGGCGCTTTTTGAACGAAGAACGACCTGAAATTATGCAACCAGGCCCGATTGTCAATCGCCATGGCACAGTGCTTGGTCAACATAAAGGCTTGCCGCAATATACGATTGGCCAGCGCAAAGGCTTGGGAATTGCCGCAGGCTCGCCATTATTCGTGATTGAAATCGACACGGTACGTAATTTGCTGATTGTTGGTGACGCAGACGAACTTGAACGCCGCGATTTCGTGATCGATGATGTACGCAGCGTCTATGGCCAGATCGAAGCCGGAATCTATGCGGTGCAAATCCGCGCTCATGGTGAGGCCGTGCCAGCTACCATCACCCCCCGCGAGGATGGCACGCTGCACATTCGCTATGACCAACCACAACGTTCGGTGACTCCAGGCCAAGCTGCCGTGCTCTATCGCGATGATCGAGTCTTTGGTGGTGGTCGGATCAGTACGGAGCGCTATTCGTGA